The sequence CCGCGGCCTCCACGAACCAGGGCGGCCGCGCGCCCCGCGCGGCGTAGGCGAGCCCGGCGGCGAGCGCGGCGGGCAGCAGGTAGGCCGGAAGCAGGGAGTTGAAGATCGGCCCGCCGACGATCGCCTCGTCGGTGAGGAGCGGGTTCGCGGCGATGCCGAGCCCGCCCGCCACGAAGGCGAGCGCGAGCGCCGCGAAGGCGAGGCTGCCCCAGGTTGTCACCGGGTCCCGGCGCAGGAGGTCGATCCGCGTCGCCAGCGTCGAGAAGGCGAGCGCCGCCGTAGCCATCAGGCCGGCTTCCAGATGGTCCACCGTCGGCGCGAGCGGGTCGCCGCCGTGGAGCGCGTGGCGGATCTGGAAGAAGACCAGGAAGGCGCCGAAGACGAAGGCGAGGCTCTCGGAAAAGCGCGAGACGTTGTCGCGACGGGTGCGGTCGAGGAGGCGCGCGGCGAGCGCGAAGGCGACCGCCGGGACGCCGTAGCCGACGAGGAGCCAGTTGAGGAGGATCGTCCGGCCGGGATCCTCGGCGATGGTCGGATCGTCGACGAGACGCATCAGCACGACGAAGCCCAGCACGCCCACCGCCAGGCGCAGCGTCGGGATGCGGGTGCGATCGGCGACGAAGGCGCTCCCCAGCGCCGCGAGGGCGAGGGCGACCGTGAGCAGGCCGCGGTCGAGGGTGAAGACGAAGCCGGCGGAGAGCGCCGCGAGCGCCGCCGCGGCCGAGCCGGCGAGAAGCAGCCGCGCCGGCGTCTCGCCGTCGGCCTCGGCGCTCGTGCGCTGAAGCCAGGCGGCGAGGGCCGCGTAGGCCGCGGCGATCGCGCCCGCCACGGCCGCGAAGGGCAGGACCGGCGCGGCCTCCAGCACGCGGAACTGGTCGGTGAGCGCCCAATAGACCACGACGAGCACGAAGAGCGGCGCGCCGGATGCCGCCGCGGCGACGAGGGAAGCGGGCCAGCGGGGCAGGGCCGCGCCGCGCAGGAGGCGCGCGATCGCCGCCCCCGCGATGGCGAGGGACGCGAGCGCGGCGAAGGCGAGGAAGAGTTCGAGCGCCTCCGGCAGGGGCGGGCGGGAGATCCCGCCGGGAAGGACCCGGGTCGGCTCGTCGACGATCTCGTCCGCCACGGGCCAGAAGGCGAGCGCGCCGCCGACGATCGCCGCGCCCATCAGCGGCCCCGCCGCCGCGGGCGCGAAGCGCAGGCCCGCCGCGACCAGGATCGCGGCGAGGACGCCGCCGAAGGCGATGCGCTCCACCGGCCCGACCCAATCATCGGTGAAGATCAGGATCGCGAGCGTGGCGAAGCCGGCGAGCACGGCGGTCGCCACCGCGTCGACCTGCGGGCGCGGGGCGCGATCGCGCCCGTAGGGCAGGACGACGAAGGCGCCCGCCGCCAGCGCGATCTGCAGCGCCACATGGGCGAGGGTCGGGGCCTGATCGATGACCGAGATCCAGCCGACGGGCACGGTCCACAATCCCGCGCCGACCGCCGTCGATACGGCGAGCCAGCGCCAGCGCCGCAGCCGCGCGACGCCGTAGGCGGAGGCGGCGACGAAGGCGAGATAGGCGATCAGCGCCCAGGCGTTCGGCGCGTCGGTCTCGATCAGGAGCGGCGCGACGAGCGCGCCGAGCAGCCCGAGCGCCGCGAGCGCCGGCCCGTGCAGGGCGGCGGCGACCATCGTCCCGAGCGCGATGGCGGCGAGCAGCGCGAAGGCCAGCGTCGGGCCGATGAAGCCGTAGAGCGCGAAGGCGGCATAGGTGACGGCGAAGGCGGTGGTCGCGCCGGCCGCCGTGAGCGCGCCGGGCGCATAGGCGCCGCCGAAGGCCGGTATCGGCGCCGTGCGCCGGCGCAGGATCTCGCCGCCGGCCATGAGCGCGAGCGCGAACAGCGCACCG comes from Salinarimonas sp. and encodes:
- a CDS encoding DUF2339 domain-containing protein: MPHERPSGGAIHVSDDLFFLLIGLVLLAIPSLAVAGVVMGYTARQRVRALETRLALAEREMAALRSAQHAPPRRDATPEEAPRPAPEQDLAARPPQATPAPPPLPPPLPPAAAAARPTPEPETAVARPGFEERFGTRWAVWIGGLALALGGIFLVRASIEAGLLGPAARIGLGALFALALMAGGEILRRRTAPIPAFGGAYAPGALTAAGATTAFAVTYAAFALYGFIGPTLAFALLAAIALGTMVAAALHGPALAALGLLGALVAPLLIETDAPNAWALIAYLAFVAASAYGVARLRRWRWLAVSTAVGAGLWTVPVGWISVIDQAPTLAHVALQIALAAGAFVVLPYGRDRAPRPQVDAVATAVLAGFATLAILIFTDDWVGPVERIAFGGVLAAILVAAGLRFAPAAAGPLMGAAIVGGALAFWPVADEIVDEPTRVLPGGISRPPLPEALELFLAFAALASLAIAGAAIARLLRGAALPRWPASLVAAAASGAPLFVLVVVYWALTDQFRVLEAAPVLPFAAVAGAIAAAYAALAAWLQRTSAEADGETPARLLLAGSAAAALAALSAGFVFTLDRGLLTVALALAALGSAFVADRTRIPTLRLAVGVLGFVVLMRLVDDPTIAEDPGRTILLNWLLVGYGVPAVAFALAARLLDRTRRDNVSRFSESLAFVFGAFLVFFQIRHALHGGDPLAPTVDHLEAGLMATAALAFSTLATRIDLLRRDPVTTWGSLAFAALALAFVAGGLGIAANPLLTDEAIVGGPIFNSLLPAYLLPAALAAGLAYAARGARPPWFVEAAGWLSLALGTAWVGLAIRQAAQGARIGIERAATEGEMWAYSAALIGLGIAALAAGFAREDRRARLVGVAFFAAAVLKVFLIDLANLEGVMRAVSFIGLGLALVAIGLAYQRLVARRPPPAGAAGA